In Sphingobacteriales bacterium, the following are encoded in one genomic region:
- a CDS encoding outer membrane beta-barrel protein, translating to MKIMTKVFYLLSLMCLTTIVFAQTEINEEIIKTQPFSGVQMKGVNLKATLKQDERYGFELKGESIENLNYEVEDGLLLIESKALQENTNLIIYTPSLTFIKVSDVVDLSCDSFSTDSLLIKSGGATKISFKNLTTRRLITDIGGAAQIILSGKSEYHDLKIDGAGDINAKDFYTRITTVDISGAGRATIFAFEKITGKITGAAQLEFIGEPEVNDIKVSGTATFKGKSPKKGAGDTVTVKIGKYEFKILEDKDIVLKDNDNDSITDDKESSKSHHHGESFKAWHGLDLGVTGYLNPDYSVPMPVGFEYLSPDYKNSIRVGINPIEKNFRIFGDYMLLATGLGFDINNYRFKNNTRLIGNQNQITGYIDTLINYEKSKLRLIYINVPILIELNTSEKDHKAFHLAFGPVFGYNIGSKTKLVYSVSGQVNKDKAKGDFNTNPFRYGLTARLGFGGGLMLFATYDLSEMFINGQGPELHPFAIGLSFVDF from the coding sequence ATGAAGATCATGACAAAAGTTTTTTACCTGTTAAGTCTTATGTGCCTGACAACTATAGTGTTTGCACAAACCGAAATTAACGAAGAAATAATAAAAACACAGCCATTTTCAGGTGTGCAAATGAAAGGTGTCAATCTCAAGGCTACCTTGAAACAGGATGAAAGATATGGATTCGAACTTAAAGGAGAATCCATTGAAAACCTGAATTATGAAGTGGAGGATGGCTTGCTTTTAATAGAGTCAAAGGCTTTGCAGGAAAACACAAATTTAATCATTTATACCCCTTCGCTGACTTTTATCAAAGTTTCAGATGTTGTTGACCTTAGCTGTGACAGCTTTTCAACCGACAGCCTGTTGATAAAATCGGGTGGAGCTACCAAAATATCATTTAAAAACCTGACAACCAGAAGGTTAATTACAGATATTGGTGGTGCTGCCCAGATAATCCTGTCTGGTAAATCCGAGTACCACGATTTGAAAATTGATGGTGCAGGAGATATTAATGCAAAAGATTTTTACACCAGAATAACTACTGTTGATATAAGCGGGGCAGGCAGGGCTACCATCTTTGCATTTGAAAAAATTACCGGAAAAATTACAGGTGCCGCACAGCTTGAATTCATAGGAGAACCTGAAGTGAATGATATAAAAGTTTCAGGGACAGCTACTTTTAAAGGCAAATCCCCCAAAAAAGGAGCAGGTGATACGGTAACCGTTAAAATCGGTAAATATGAGTTTAAGATTCTCGAAGACAAGGATATCGTATTGAAAGACAATGATAATGATTCAATAACTGATGACAAGGAATCTTCAAAATCCCATCATCATGGCGAAAGCTTCAAGGCATGGCATGGACTTGATTTGGGTGTTACCGGTTATCTGAATCCTGACTATTCCGTTCCGATGCCTGTCGGGTTTGAGTATTTAAGCCCTGACTATAAAAATTCCATTCGTGTTGGTATCAATCCCATTGAAAAGAATTTCAGGATTTTCGGTGATTATATGCTTCTGGCAACAGGTCTTGGATTTGACATCAATAACTACAGGTTTAAAAACAATACCAGGTTAATTGGTAACCAGAACCAGATAACCGGCTATATTGACACACTCATCAACTATGAAAAGTCGAAACTTAGGCTGATATATATAAATGTACCTATTTTAATTGAGCTAAACACATCTGAAAAAGACCACAAAGCATTTCACCTCGCTTTCGGTCCGGTATTTGGCTACAACATCGGAAGCAAAACCAAGCTGGTGTATTCTGTCAGTGGACAAGTCAATAAAGACAAGGCAAAAGGCGATTTCAATACCAATCCGTTCCGCTATGGTCTTACTGCACGCCTTGGATTTGGAGGCGGATTGATGCTGTTTGCCACTTACGATCTTTCTGAAATGTTTATCAATGGACAGGGGCCTGAGCTCCATCCTTTTGCTATCGGACTCTCTTTTGTGGATTTTTAA
- the sppA gene encoding signal peptide peptidase SppA, with the protein MKGFFKYVFASMIGFVLAYIVIAIIMFSIIMGTVSHYTHKLSKSEKEVVIKEGSVLMINLNQPLMERTDNMPFSEFSFLDEENFPSGLKEMMDKIEKAKTDDKIKGIYLNLGIQMSPLCMLNELRNELIDFKKSGKFIYAYAEILTNGTYYLASVADKIYMQPEGIAMITGFNNENVYLKGLFEKLDIQPTLIRAGNYKSAGETFTRSDMSPYDRKQMEDYLYAVYNQFITEICQARKISNDSLKNAIDGLKIHNADDALKYRLIDGLAYKDEFIDFIKKEVYPKKDPSKVKINLVKITSYYAASKEKKDYTKDKIALIYAVGNIGTGEGDYQNIGSESLSRALRQAREDEDVKAIVLRINSPGGGALPSDVIWREVKLAADKKPLVVSMGSLAASGGYYIAAPADSILADPFTITGSIGVFGLHLNLENFWKNKLGITFDRVKTSKNADFSNFNRPLSPEEKAILEYYVNDTYSEFKKRVADGRKLDMAFVDSIAQGHIYTGTQALKIGLVDKIGGLNDAVEMAARMAKIDNYRLKVLPKSKGFLQNFGLSVSGAKAWVLRLLLGNEDYQMFKKLKEVPEMKGGIYMLMTYSLTI; encoded by the coding sequence ATGAAAGGCTTTTTTAAATATGTGTTTGCCAGCATGATTGGTTTCGTATTGGCTTATATCGTCATCGCCATCATCATGTTCAGCATTATCATGGGAACTGTCTCACATTATACCCATAAACTATCAAAATCTGAAAAAGAGGTTGTCATCAAAGAAGGATCAGTTTTGATGATAAATCTGAATCAACCTTTAATGGAACGAACGGATAATATGCCCTTTTCAGAATTCTCTTTTCTTGATGAAGAAAATTTTCCTTCCGGACTGAAAGAAATGATGGATAAAATTGAGAAAGCCAAAACTGATGACAAAATAAAGGGCATTTATCTGAACCTTGGCATACAAATGTCGCCATTGTGTATGCTGAATGAGTTGCGTAATGAACTGATTGATTTTAAAAAATCGGGAAAATTTATTTATGCCTATGCCGAGATTCTGACGAACGGAACTTATTACCTTGCAAGTGTAGCTGATAAAATATACATGCAGCCCGAAGGTATTGCCATGATAACCGGCTTTAACAATGAGAATGTATATCTGAAAGGTCTGTTTGAAAAACTGGATATTCAACCGACTTTAATCCGGGCAGGGAATTACAAAAGTGCAGGCGAAACTTTTACCCGTTCCGACATGAGTCCATACGACCGTAAACAGATGGAAGACTACCTCTATGCTGTTTACAATCAGTTTATTACAGAAATTTGTCAGGCCAGAAAAATCAGCAACGACAGCCTGAAAAATGCTATTGATGGGCTGAAAATTCACAATGCGGATGATGCACTAAAATACAGGCTGATTGATGGCTTAGCCTATAAAGATGAATTTATCGATTTTATCAAAAAAGAAGTCTATCCCAAAAAAGACCCGTCAAAGGTAAAAATCAATCTGGTAAAAATAACCTCATATTATGCTGCCTCAAAAGAAAAGAAAGATTATACGAAAGACAAAATAGCCCTGATTTATGCAGTCGGAAATATCGGAACGGGAGAGGGTGATTATCAGAATATTGGCTCGGAGTCGCTTTCACGGGCTTTGCGTCAGGCAAGGGAAGATGAGGATGTAAAAGCCATTGTTTTGAGAATTAATTCCCCCGGTGGCGGTGCATTGCCTTCTGATGTAATCTGGAGAGAAGTCAAGCTGGCTGCAGATAAAAAACCACTGGTGGTGTCAATGGGATCACTTGCAGCATCAGGCGGATACTACATTGCTGCTCCTGCCGACAGCATTCTGGCTGACCCGTTTACCATCACAGGCTCAATCGGGGTTTTTGGCCTTCATCTTAACCTTGAAAATTTCTGGAAAAACAAGCTGGGCATTACTTTCGACAGGGTTAAAACTTCAAAAAATGCTGACTTCTCAAACTTTAACCGTCCGCTGAGCCCGGAAGAAAAAGCCATTCTCGAATATTATGTAAACGACACATACTCGGAATTTAAAAAGCGTGTTGCTGATGGTCGTAAGCTCGACATGGCTTTCGTTGATTCTATTGCACAAGGTCATATTTATACAGGTACTCAGGCATTGAAAATTGGTCTGGTCGATAAAATTGGCGGATTGAATGACGCTGTTGAAATGGCAGCCAGAATGGCTAAAATTGACAACTACAGATTAAAAGTACTTCCAAAATCCAAAGGCTTTCTTCAGAATTTCGGCTTATCAGTGTCAGGAGCAAAAGCATGGGTACTTAGGCTTTTGCTTGGAAATGAAGATTACCAGATGTTTAAAAAACTGAAAGAAGTGCCTGAAATGAAAGGAGGAATTTATATGCTGATGACCTATTCCCTGACCATTTAA